Within the Montipora foliosa isolate CH-2021 chromosome 11, ASM3666993v2, whole genome shotgun sequence genome, the region TTTCTTATCCTACCCTGAACTTCTTCATAAAAGCTTCAACTGTTGGAAAATCAGCTGACTGTACCAGTTTAAACGCAGCCTATAATTTGAAGAGAAAAAGTCGTTGGGGGTTGGTGAATTCCAATTGAATAATACCAAAGGTTAATACCAAAGGTTGTTTCATTATCAGTTGGTAAtactgataatgatgatgataagaaCCATAACAATGAGATGACCTGTGGCAGTTCTAGGCATCTCAGTCTACTGGCTGTGCACATCTGGCATATAAGTCATCCCTTAGCCAAACTATACTCTGCACTCTCAGTGACAATgatcatgataataataataatcatcatcatcatcatcgtcatcatcatcatcattattattattatagtaataCAAGATCTACCCAACATTTTTGGAAGTACACAGTAGAACTGGCCAACTGGTAAGTTCTGTCTCTTAGCTCAAGTGAGTTGCTCCCGGGGAAaggaagaggggggggggggggaattgggTCAATTTTTGCTGGGTATGTGCCACTGGCAGAACCCATCCTTTAcagtctattttatggccaattatagacACCTTCTTACAAGTAGCCACTTTTGGGTTACCCCAACTTCGTCACTTTCTTtttatgcataaaccttacataaagcattttaattgtaatttcaaaatggATTTGTAATGtgactaataaatattaaatcaacagcACTACAGTTCCTTCCATAACAATTTCTTTCACGgaaatctttccatttttaaatcccatgagccagaattttcttacccccaaaATACCcacaatttgcgaccccattctagtaactctgtcgggaactctgttgaaaatgcaactgCATTGTAGTCAATCCAGGCGTGAAAATGTGACCCCATCCAGTGGGGAGTTGCTAAAGTGTATGACTATGAAGACACAGGGAAACACTAGAGAAGAGGAGAGAATGACATGATAATACCTATAAGAATTACCTTGTATTGGACAAGCAACTTTGAACAGGCAGCAGTATACCTGTATATAAAAGAAACATTAACAGTGTACATGTTGGTGCACATGTAGTGTACCTCACCTAGTTATTCAACAGCTTTCCTTTAGTCCGCCAGCCACCCTACGATAATTTATTTATGATGCCGACCACGGTCAACAACTTGAACTCTGTAGTTTTTACCACCTAgtatcatatttaattatgaaGTTACATAATCATAATATTGTATGTAATGAAAGTGTGTGTATTTtgttgaaatattattattaaactagGTGTTATTTATATTATTCATACATAAGAACttgttgtaataattattattagtgttagttattttattgttatattgtgTATGTAATTTTCTGACCCGCACTGTAATTCAGCTCTGCTGCAAAAGTGTTGATTACTGGTAAACATACCATAAAAGAAAATACCACCATGATGGCTGTCGCTTGATAATGTGGCCTTTCTTGTGCACCAATGGCGGATGTGTGATGCGATGGATATGTTATAGACTGTGTTTAAACGCccttaatttttgttttagaaCCAGTCTTACCGTGAAAATTTGCGAATTCATGTTATGTTAGTTTTGACCTCACAGGGACCGGTGTCAAGCTGATCAGCATTTTGATCAGCTTCTTATTGTGTGTAATTCAACACAATTCAAAACATATGAATAAGAAGTCGTTGTACCACTGAAAAAGCTAAACGAAGCTGTTGTACTTGTTAAAAAAGCTGTTAAATGAAGCCATTGTACACATTAAAACAAACTTGCCCATTGAGGCAAAACAAACTACAGTTGCCTGTCGAGATAAAAACCTATAGCtacaaaataacaaacaacactataaaataaattatatgtacttttatttatttctttgatcgtgagcgggcggtatcctgagaatcctgcaatctgattggttccgggagcgggcagtattttcctatctcctgaccacggtcatggtaagcaactacgctaagcgcagagtgaacttgcgaattgaaagagcgaagtttcaatttgtcacaattgttttttgcaatagagcagtgttattgttcaactttctcataaaaaacaatggattctgacgaaagctattaccgtctagtgaaagcgaattttattacccaacaatgcgtaaaattaaaacatgacttttagagtttttcttaatagtttctcctaccttctaagaatagaatttagaaataaataaaaacgttattcaccggccttggtcggtccgtattgggaaaaactgtgccctctgtctcgagtacggccctcggcctacggcctcgggccatactcaagacctcgggcacagtttttcccaatacggacctcccggccggtgaataacatatatgtattttgtttgatttattTCCATCAATTATAGGAGTAATGATCGAGCAATACCATGGTCGTATTGGTATCCACAACAATTTGTAAAGCCAAAAGCTGCTTTAAAGTTTGACGGTATTATCTGGAATACAAGTTCTACTTACACGAGCTGTTAACTTATTTGGCTGTATTGTACAAGTGTTGGTATGAATGGCTAATGATGTTGAGGAGAATCCTAGACCCACTTTGTTTGGTGTAGATGATCCAGCTAAAACAATGTGTGCAGAGTTTAGTCAAGCTAATGCAAGAAAATTTGGACAGTATGCTGGTAAACAACGTGTGGCTGTATGTCTCCTTAACTGGCTAGCCGACTTTATCACTGGTAGAAAACAAAGAGTGTCCCTCCACGGCTATTTTTCTCCTTGGACGATAGCCACTTCTGGTGTTCCCCAAGGTAGCGTACTTGGGCTAGTCCTGTTCCTTGCTTATATTAACAACattacaggccttctgatagggtgcgattaaaaaatgcaaattttgcgattttttcagggcagattgtgcgattagaaaggccaattatgcgataaataatgtaaattatgcgattttttctcagcaattttaagcttgttttataaggtttcaggttaagaaaaacacttttttgctgctcttatgacattttgaacacaaaggaacagtaattatgtatctcggtcgatattagttgggataaataaaaaaatgaggtcttctgcactaccggtgcaccacgttaaaagttgaaaggacacagctaacatgccaaatgaatgatcaaggtgcttgtcaaccacgaacttacgaagatggtcaatcacaatagggccatacccccatttatacgagagaaaataagccgcggctttctctggccgcggcttacagaagactcgaatgttcaccccgtataaatggtacaaaatctacgttcacgtctttttcaagccgcggcttatattgacctgggaatatatattcgtataaatagttccttttgcgtattttgtacaccgtggccagagtaagctgcggcttattttctctcgtataaaaggccctaatattgcacgacgagaaaaacatcagtccatcgtccacgtggagcatacctgtgaggtactttcttgctcgatcgtgagctgtcagatcggaagatgggaacttccttcttcgtcgaagaaaaagcgagcgttttcacaaaaaacttatccatgagtaagtttttatcagttttcaacgaaagaaactacattttgcccaaaaacttacaacttcgcttatttttcacaaatctcttttcTAAGAGAacgcaactgtgtcatttcagtggtgtgtatataagggcgtgtttgtgttgcaccaatagaaggagactcgtaccaggtccccgacatgagaAATagagccttgaacttcgaatgtttacgaaatcgaaggtgactggttttttagcctttttccaagataaatcatcttaaaaatggcgtatttatgcaggaatttctaagaaacgtgttgatttatgtttcattttatgaattttgtgcgtctttttgtaaattatgcgatttttcgtgaattgtgcaatcggatgcgatttgaggtcgattgtgcgaaatcgcaccatcgcgtaatatcagaaggcctgacatTACAACCTGCGTCAGGTCAAGCATGCGCCTATTTGCGGATGACTTCACGGTTTACAGGATTATTTATTATGAAAACGGTGAGAGACAACTTCaattcgaaaaatgaaaattggcaGCTTCGTTTTCACCCTGATAAATGTGAGGTTCTACGTATAACCCATGCGAAAGATCATACTAGCTATCCCTATGAGCTCGCTGGTTGCACGCTACAACCTGTTACAGAAACGGTTGATTTGGGGGTCTCATTGACTTCCCCTCTATCCTGGAACACCCAAACGCAAAAAGTCTTTTCTCGTCTGTACAAGGCCTTGGTTATACCTATCCTGGTCACCCTATTTACAGAAGAACATTGATGCTTTTGAACGAGTCCAATGGAGGGCCTCAAAGTACAATCTCCCGATTTCATATAGGGACTCTTCGTGTGAAGAAAGACTGGCAATGCTTGGGTGGTCCAGTCTCCAATCAAGGAGGtcttatttatctttgttagaGTGCTATAAGACTATCCATGGTCTTAATGGCCTTAACTGTAAcgattattttaaatttaattcttATGGTAAAACAAGGTCAAACCATTCATTTCAATTTAGACAGCCACTAGCTAGAGTAAACTGTTTTTTCCATTCCTTCTTTGTTAAAATTAGTAAACAGTGGAATACTCTTCCTAAAAAGATAGTGGATGAACGGGATTTTAGCATTTTTCGAAGCAAACTTAGaagttttgtaaaattttgtaaatttcTAGCCAATTCTTGATACCGGTAATTCTTAGATTTTAAATTGTATTATAACTTCCTTTTATTTTACATAGGGAGTGCCCTTGATAGGGATAAACTCTGATGTATCTTTTACATAGTAAAGCATGACTTGATTTgagtgatttgatttgatttgggACCTGCTTCACCtcaggggggggaggggggaggggaggggaggggaagagaaaggaaaaactGAGATAATTTAATACGGTGAATATAATATTGAACGTGGTTAGTTTAACATTTCAGCATTGTGGGGGACACATGTAAAAACAGACTGTACACCTActttaaattttacaaagataagAAAAGTAATGTGTAACCATTTAACATTAACTTCTTACCCACGCTCTTTCCCCTGCTGCTTAGTGGCCACGGGGATAGTTACGATACAAGGTATGTTGCCTAATAGATATGTATGTAACTTAGATGCATGTGCAcaaatgcgtgcctatttttttactctctctctcttttgtaATGGTTGACTCACAATCAGGGATTGGGAAGGCAAAATACATAAATAGGCCTATAGCCCCGACTTTCAATGGTTATGGGCCATTTCGTAAAAGTATGGGCCATTGAGGTCGTGGGGTGGGCTGGATGATAGGGAATAAAATAGAAATGATAAGTGCAATTCATGGTAGCAGTACAGTATTTTTACATTTCGTTTGATTTAGTATTCCTCAGTAATATAAAAGTATGTAACCTTGGCTACTGTACCTGTCACAGTGCCACTCTTAAAAACCATTGTTACTGTAAAACACAACTCAAGAACTGTGTTAAAAACTGTGTTAACAACTGTTAACCTGGTACACTGAACTTTAATTTCAGTAAGATTGACTTATTTCGGTGCCACCTAGTTTTGGAGCTTTCTTCGGAGGCATTATAatgaaaatgcaaaataatgaATTTTTATTCATTCCGGTGAAAACGATGAAAACAGAACTGAAGCACATGTTATGGCTAGACAGAAGCTTGTTTGCAAGCTGAAAGCGAGGAGAGGTCTGGGGACAGAAATTAACcaacacaaaagaaggaaagacATACAGTAGGTTGATATTTCATGTTCTTATTTGAcatattacaaaattaatacacAAATTAAAATGCTTATCACCCATTGTACACAACTGTACATGTAGGAAGCATGCTCGGCCCGGCTAACAGTTTTTGAATGTGACATTTTTCTAAATTTATACGCGATTTGCGCATGTTGCAAGGCCTTCCCAATCCCTGGCAACATGTGTTATCAATGATAACTCTGTTTCCAAGCCTCTTGCataataaaaatctgttttgaaactAACTTTTTCATGAAAACAGATTTGAtgccaaaaaatggaaattcaaagAGTGTTACCCTGCCCATGGGAAGAGATAGTCCTGAAAATCCAGATGGTGCAAAGAACCAGTCACATTGCAGGATTCGATACCACGCCTTCttggaaaaaataacaaattacacATTTCCTAAACCCACATAATAGTGTCACATCCTACTTTTTAAACTCTGCCAtatttaattaactgcaaaagCTTCTGACAACCATATGAAAAGACCATTCCCTTCCCTCTCATTACCCATGTTGTAACCTGTATCTTCATTATGAGGTGATAATTATAATGTATATGGAGGTGAGATCCTGGTCATTGTTTGGTCTTGCCTTGAACACCTCAATCTCCTCAGGGGTACCGTGTCTATGTTGTTATAAATTGCCTCTCCCTGCCGGCCACTCTCCCTTGATTTTCGCTCACACCCTTGcaaaagacaagagtgactgCTGCTTACAATGATACATTGTAAGCCCAGGCATCTACTTAAAAAGTTAATGTCAACCCTCTGTCTACTAACCATAAAATTAATTACCAGTAATTAATAGAGATCAATATCTAGTAGTATGCACTTACTCTCTTGGTGTTACAACATCTCTGATATAAGCTTTCTCCAAGCATTGAAGGGTATTTATGATAGAGAACAAATCTGCCATGTTATCATATCTAcataatgtacaaaaaaaacccaaaaggTTTGTACTGTACAAGCAATAGATACTGAAGGTGAAACACAATAAATCACACACGGTCCCCTTCCTGGCCAAGCCACAGCAAGTCCAAGAAATCTGCTCTgctcttttttttattgttttgtttaattttcccaCTTCTGATTGCAATGAGTTTTCCCCCCTTTTATGTTTGTTGTGAGCCCACATCTATGTGAGCATTATTATTGAGTGTGTAGGTTCTCAACAGCATCTTATTGTTGGTCAGCTTCAACCCTTGAACTCCTAAAACAGGTGTTTCTAGATTTCAATCTGTCCAGCGCCAGGCAATGATTGTTATTTGTCAACTGAGAACTCCCTTGGGGCTAATATAGTCCAACAGAACTGAGACCATGAAAATGTGTTGCAAGGTAGATCATAAAGTTTATTgccctgggcccagttgttcaaaagccgattaacactaatgccagattaaaaattaaccaaggagtttatttctctactcccaaatgctgttcaacgctgctATTCGGCAAaaatttacattagaagaagtcaatcttgaaaaaacaaaaataagcaaaggaaactttcaccctaaaattgaaaacatgaaacgaaagttgtatgctaatcctggattaacttaatcggctttcgaacaaccgagcCCTGATCCAAGATCAGAAAACCAAAGAAACACTGACTATTAAATTTTATAGGCTAAGTTGTCCCTcaagccagagttgaacctcACCTTCTGTATAGTCGTACTCACAGTTTATTTACCCACGTGAAGCTTAGGAGTCGTACCTTGTTGAAACGCTTTCATGCAACCGCATGATAATTACAACAcagggaactccatgccctactctttgcgagtagggttgtgagacagggcctatgGTTTAATGTCCTTTAATTTCtgcttatctgagaagactagagagtctaacaatttgcagatgtcattacaaaggcagcacttcctcCTCAGTTATTAATTTAAAAGACCCTCCTGGATGATAGCCTGGTgtacaaccaactgagccactagAGGTTGGCTTTGTCAAGATGAATGATTAATGATGTTGCTGTAACAATTCACCTAAATACAGCTTTTACACTCTACTTGAACTAGATTGGCCAAAAATAATGCCGCACCAAAACTTACGTCTCCCTTTCCCTTGCATTTTTATATAGTTTCACCTCCTAAGAAAAAGGGACAAAAATCAGTCCAGTTTACTTCAGCCAATCACACAACATGAGATAAAAATTAGTACAGTGTACAATAACTAAGGGCCCGGTCGCACTAGAGCCAATTTTGTTTACTTCCAATTTTTGGCGagaaaaaaattggcaaaaatttagcaagggccaaattttggcGGTGGTCGCATTGGACCAACATGTTTGAGCCAAAACTTTGCTGAttgacatatatatatatgtcatGTCACGATATCTACAGTCAAGAAAACATCTCACGCACTGATTGtgcaagaatggatcgtcataTACAGATGATTATTTTTGCGGCTTTCGGGCTTTTGTTGCATTTTGTGTTTCAGTCTCAACAGAACAACGCAGCGTTTTTAGTATTGTTTATGCACTATCAGCAGGCTTTTCAACGGTTAGTGTCTGCTATTAGAAGATGTAGGGTTCGCTTGAATAGATGTCCTTTACGAAACCGTCCTTGGTCGTGGACTTTACCGCGTCTGGCAGAGTCATggtttgaaatatatttttacgATAGAAACATTCCAGAAGTTTATTTTCAATGCCAGCTGAGAATGAAGAGAGGGACCTTTCAAGCCCTGGTTGGCATCCTGACGCTGTGGTTAACCACAGAGACTACGCGATTGAGGGACTGTATTCCACTGGAAAAGGTTTTAGCCCTGGGAATATATAGGCTTGCACATGGCAATTCATATGTCAGCATTGGACCTGTATTTAATGTTGGCAAATCCACTGTCTCTGCTTTCTAAAAATTAGTGGTTTTTCCACAATTGGACCAGCAGTTTTTGCTCTGCTTGTGACCACCTCTTGtactttactttcttttttcctttgctgTCATTTGTGTTTTTATTTCCACAGCTGTTACTGCTTTCCACACTTGGAATGGAAGCGAGCGAAGGAGACTGACTTGCTTTCATGCTTGCAAGGGACGGAGATTGTCTTGCTACCATCTCTTCGCTACTGAATTGGTGCCGGTAGAAGGATCCAGAGTAGGAGTCATAGGCATTTCGAAAAAACTGCCGCTCGTATTCCTCGTATTCCACGTTTTCATTATAAAAACCATAGAAAGAAGGGTCACATGGaccgggaaaaaaataattttgtcccAACATCGTATGTGCTAACCTGCACTAGCCGAACAAAGTAATTTTTCCCGCCGTAACTTTATCCAGGTACAGCTGTATGCTTAAAGAAAAATGACAGCTTAATggttaaacaaacaaaattgtttgcTTTGACAAAATTTGGACGCCTCCGAGGCAGCACTTCGGCTTCTTTAAAGATTGGCGAAAATTTGGCAATCCACAAAAAATTGGCGAGTTTTTGAAACTGGGGGTCGCACTTATTTTACGCTACTTGGTGACagatttattatttatgcaaacaaaattggcTAAAATTCGCTCTAGTGCGACCTGGCCCTAAGTGAAGTCGTTTGTAGGACCCGGAAGTTGTAAGCATCAGTTTAGAGGTCATTGATGTAAGTTTGTAACCAGTTTTCCAGTATGATCCATtgatagtaataattattagtagtaCTGTATGTAACACATTGAGAAGAGTCCCAGTGAGTCAATTCTGTGGTCTGCTGCCTGTACATGGTGTTCAGCTATGTTACTGCTGATTGTCATCACTTCTTGTCACTCAAGAAATGGACTACACTCACTCAGTTATGATACAACTCCtgagttcaaaccatttacgatggGATAAACACAACAacacaataattatattttgaCATCAAGTGCCCAATCAATCAATGAAGGACTCTATTTTAACATAATGGTAGGGTCGTGTATACAACTAAGActtgcaaaaaaacaacaacaacaacaaacaaacaattgtataattattttaaaattaagacCTACAGTATTAACAATCTTTGTAACCGATACACAAAATACAGTACAGTCAAAGCTCTTGTAAACAGACACGCATGTGAAGCAACAATAGTAACTAGAATTTGAGCTGGTCACTTGAAGGATATACATATTAGTTGGAAGCTTTTGTAGAATCGAACGAGATCAGAAACATAACAAATGGCCGGAGCTCTTGTTATTCAATGATATAGAAATAAGttgccctgtattctgtagtttagccCAAATGAGTGTAAGGATATTTAAAAGATGAAGTGAGGAATttgcagaaagaaaaaaaaaaaaaaaacaaggttaaGTGAATCGTGTAGGTTAGAGAAAATCCTACCTCGTACAACTCTGGTCTCATAGCTGTTAAAATGAGAGACAAAAACAATAAGCTTATTAGGTAGATGAATCCAGCCTTAAGGAAGGATTATCAGAAATCAGATATAAACTAGGAAACCTTGTTGAGAGGGTTGAGTTCCAGTGATACCGGGAAACATGTTTGAACTTTCACAGAGAGCTCGATTCCGTCCTCACTCGTTCACCAAACTGCTTATTCATGATTTTagtcaacctcgttctcaggtcTCCATTGTCGCTGAGacagagagaccctgggaacgaggttgaactAGATGCTTGTGTGAAGCacacactggcttgcctgtgatacgtgctacagaaaatcagaaggcactgaattgtgtggtattgaaatacagcattccagtctctgaagaataacaaataaaagagaagcgagaaacattggcttctgggctgacatgttgataattttcaagttccctcacaacttcttttcaccacaagtgtgccctatgagcatccgaaaactttgtaatactaaacttcactgaagtcaagccctgtttcgcggggttagtgttgggatgggagaccaaaacaataaacccctcataagaaacagaaacatctgaccgaaaatactattaacgctaacaaatgtgaactcagcaaggtacagattctggtagcttgctttatgcaaaacaaatattgatgaaaaagcaaataaatattgataggcacagttttcagaaagagcagaaggaagtttcccggacggtcgatcgagaataaaatat harbors:
- the LOC137975388 gene encoding uncharacterized protein, whose translation is MSCHDIYSQENISRTDCARMDRHIQMIIFAAFGLLLHFVFQSQQNNAAFLVLFMHYQQAFQRLVSAIRRCRVRLNRCPLRNRPWSWTLPRLAESWFEIYFYDRNIPEVYFQCQLRMKRGTFQALVGILTLWLTTETTRLRDCIPLEKVLALGIYRLAHGNSYVSIGPVFNVGKSTVSAF